CCCCCGGGGAGGAGCAGGAATGTGGATGCAGAGCAGCCATGTGTGGGTCAGTAGAGTGCAGAGTGTGTGGGTGCAGCTTCTCAGCGCCTGTGCTGGGTAGGCCTGGTTTACTGGAAATGTCGACGGAAGATCAGCAAAACACTGTCGGGTAGGAAAGGGTATGAAGGTAAGGAGAGGAAGTAGACCTACACTGCAATCTAAAGAAGAAAGAATGTCACTGAGAAGTTTTTTCACCCAAAGCAAGCTCCATGCGTTTTCTTCACTTCCTCACCCCTTAACATGCGTGTGTGAGAGAGCGCGTGTGTGCGCACGTGCATGAGCGTGTTGTGGCCTTAGGCCTACGTTGTATTCCTCACTCTGCGTTTTATCCGTCAGCTGTGCTGTTGTGGGTCAAATGGTGGAACACTGCGTAGGAGGGAGCTGTTGGTCCCCATAGCTCTTTGCGCCTGCAAACGACTGTTTTTTCTGTTCCCAGTGTATCGCATTAAGTTCGACGAGAGCTTTGCTGAAATGAACAGGAGCACGAACGAGTGGAAGACGGTTGTGGGCGCTGCCATGTTCTTCATCGGCTTCACTGCTCTCCTCCTGATCTGGGAGAAGCACTATGGTgagtagagaggagagaagggaccgTGGCCTGGAGCGGGTCTCAGGTCTCAGCCACACCAGAGCTGGATGGAGCCAGCACAGCTCCATCTCTCAGTGGCCAGGAGTGGGCTACAGTGTGGCCTTCACACAAGATGGGCACCTCCCTTCTGGGTTCCATCCCAGGACTGTTTACCAGGTGTGGGAAACTGGCTCGTGATAGCCCAGTGGTGTAAGCCAGAATCTGATTTATTCACGGTGTGCCATGCTTGGAAGTGAACCACTTCCCTACTTTGTATAGCACACCGCATTTCCAATGTCAGTTATCTGCTCACCAGTCAGTTATCAAAAGATAGCATGGTGAAGGTTAGGTCGAGGAAAAGGGAACTCCTATTCATCAGAGGGCTGTTTCAGCTCTATGGGGACTGCATCTCAGTAACCAGAATTCTGGGTCCCCAGACCTAACAGTTTTTGCTTAGACAGTATTGGTGTTGCCCACTCCTTCTAGCGTGGCCTCTCCTATGTTCCTTCTGTCCAGGCAGAATCGGTATTTTCCCGTTTTGAGTAGGTATCATCCTGTCCTGTGGTTTGACTGGGGACACGGGTTAGTAACGTGTGCCTATCTATTTGATCTTCTCCCACGTCACCTTTGGCTCTGTCCTCTATACTGGCCTATAGACATCATTATTTACATCCTATAGAGAAGACATTCTGCTTTTAGCTCTGGTATTTTGTTGCTAACCTTTTACAAACAGAGAAATAATTTGGAAATATCACGAgttgtctgtgcccaggattcacAACCAGTGTGTTTGCGTGGGTGTTGGCGGTGAGTGGCAGACGGCCACGCTGGCCTGGTTGCCGGTGTGTTGGGGGAGACCTGACCCATCTAACACATTGGCTTAGCAACAACTTGTCGAGCAGTGTTGCCTCATGAAATTGTTTTGAACTGTAGTGTACGGCCCCGTCCCACACACCTTTGAAGAGGAGTGGGTGGCCAAGCAGACCAAGAGGATGCTCGACATGAAGGTCAGCCCCATCCAGGGCTTCTCTGCCAAGTGGGACTATGACAAGAACGAGTGGAAGAAATAAGAACCTGCCGTCCACGTATCTCAACCTGACCTTTTCCATCACCTCCATGCAGCTCAGCATATTTACTGGAACCATTATGTCGTGAACCAGTGCTAATAAATGAGCAATTTACGTGAAATCCTTCATGATTGGTTCTTGATAACTAAATGGAAGTGTCTGTTATTTGAAATACAGTAGGTTTCTCCCGAGTGTCTGAAGGAAACATGTTTTGGGTACATATGAAATGGCAAAAGTAAATTGTATAAGAGGGTGtgatataaaaactaaaaatacagaGTCTTATGATGTGGGAGGTTTTAGGTTTTTGACGAGATTTTTGTGAATAAAATCCCGTTAGAGTAGCCAGACCAACAGAA
Above is a window of Diceros bicornis minor isolate mBicDic1 chromosome 32, mDicBic1.mat.cur, whole genome shotgun sequence DNA encoding:
- the LOC131396276 gene encoding cytochrome c oxidase subunit 4 isoform 1, mitochondrial translates to MLATRVFSLIGKRAISTSVCVRAHGSVVKSEDYALPSYVDRRDYPLPDVAHVKNLSASQKALKEKEKAPWSSLSIDEKVELYRIKFDESFAEMNRSTNEWKTVVGAAMFFIGFTALLLIWEKHYVYGPVPHTFEEEWVAKQTKRMLDMKVSPIQGFSAKWDYDKNEWKK